GCCAGCGGCCTTCAGCGCCTCTGCGTGGCGGGCCAACTGAGTGGCATTGGTCGACAGCGACAGGTCGGCAAGGCCCAGCGCCTTGAGTCGGCCGGCGAGCTGCGGCAGATCGCGCCGCAGCAGCGGTTCGCCGCCGGTGAGCCGCACCCGGGCCACGCCCAGGCGGGCGAATGCACCGATCAGCCGTTCCAGCTCAACAAAGCTGAGCCAGTGTGCCGGCTCCTCGAAGCTGGTGTGGCCCTTGGGCAGGCAGTAGCTGCAGCGCAGGTCGCAGCGGTCGGTGACCGAGACGCGCAGATACCTGATCTGGCGGCCGTAGCGGTCGATCAAGGCAGGGGAGGCGGAAGGATGGGCGAGAGCGTGCACGGCGAAAGCGGCGAATCCGGGTCAGACCGGTAACGACAGCGTATGCGCAGCAGCATACACCGTGGCATCGGGTAAGGGCCTTAGCGCAGCATCGCGCCGATGCGCGTGGACTGTTGCCGGATCAGGGCTTTTCCAGCCGCAGCAGGTGGCCCAGCTTGCTGCGCTTGGTTTCCAGGTACACGCGGTTCTCGCGGTTGGCGGCGATCTCGTGCGCTTCGCGCCGGGCGACTGCGATACCGGCCGCTTCCAATGCAGCAAGCTTGCGCGGATTGTTGCTCATCAAGCGCACGGTGCATACGCCCAAGTCACGCAGGATGGCGGCGGCGGCTTCATAGCTGCGCGCGTCGATCGGCAGGCCCTGCGCGGCGTTGGCCTCGACGGTGTCGAGCCCATCGTCCTGCAGCGCATAGGCGCGAATCTTGTGGGTGATGCCGATGCCGCGCCCTTCCTGGCCACGCAGGTAGAGCAGTACGCCGCGGCCTTCGCGCTCGATCCGCGCCAGTGCCAGCTCCAATTGCTCGCCGCAGTCGCAGCGCAAGGAGCCGAACACGTCGCCGGTCAGGCATTCGGAATGCAGCCGTACCAATACCGGCAGATCGCCCGAAACGTCGCCCTTGACCAGCGCCACATGCTCGACGCCATCGAGGCGGGCGCGGTACACGTGGGAGATGAATTCGCCATGGCGCGTGGGCAGGCGGGCAGAGGCCACCTTGTCGGCGAGCAGCTCACCGTCGCTGGCGCACAGCACCCCGTGGCCGGCAGCGGCAAGGCGTTGGTCGTCGGTGAGGGTGTCGGTGGGGTGGGACATGGCAGGCCTGGAGGTTATGCAACAACACATGGTTGCGCCCGGCCGCTTCTTCAAGCGGCATGCCGAAAACGGACAGCGCAACCCCAAAGCGTACGCCGTCGATTCTGCCTTGTTAGTTCAAATTAGTCTAAAAAATATAATCAACAGAAGAAAACACTTAGATAACGTGGCGTGGGATAGCCGATCTGCATCAGCTGGAATGGTTGCCCCTGCTTGGCCAGCGCTGCAGCGAGTCGTTTGGCCGCGTCCGCTTCGTCAGGGTTGTAGCGGATCAGCCTGCCGCTGATGCGGTAGCCGGGTTGCAGGTTGATTTCGTCCGGCAGCAGTCGAGGGCGCCAGCGCGCCGTGCTGCCGGCGGGGCGCAGGCTCAGCGCGGCATTCGCCGCGGTACGGGTGGCTTCGCCGCCGCGCTCGCAGTGGAAAAAGTCCACGTTGTAGCTGCCATAGGCCTGGCCGGATTCGGCTGGCGCCGTGCTGGTGGCCGGGGCAACGGCGTTCACCGCTTCATCGCGGTAGAAGCTGGCGGTGGTGCCGGCTTTGCGCTGCACGTCCTCACTCGACGCACCGACTGCCAGTGCCTGTAGCAGCTTCCAGCGGAACGGATCGTCGGCCAGCGATTCCACCAGCACGCGGACCGCGTCCTCGCGGCGCGGGTCCTTGCGATCGAGCGCCAGCACCGCCTGCACTTCCTTGTAGAGCTCCAGCGTGAGCTTGCGTTCTGATTCCGCGCGCTGCAGCTCGGCGTTGGCCTGCTTGAGCTGGTTGTCGAGCTCCACGGTGCGCTGGCGTTGCTCCTCGGCAACCTGGCTCAACCGTTTCACTTCTTGGTCCAGCGGCAATGCGCGCCATGCCGCATAGGCTGCGATGGCGAGCGAGAAGAGGGAAATGCCCTTGGTCGAGGCATCGAGCCAGCCACCAATCTTCCCAGGTTCGCCCATCGTCAGGCTCCGAGTAGTGTGCGGGTACGCGCCAGCAGGCGCTTGCGATCGGGCAGGCCGTTGAGCCCGCCGTTGATGGCGCGGGTGACGGCCTCGATGTCGTCGCGATCGGCCAGTGCGTTGATGCGTCGCTTGTCCCAGTACCAGCCGGCCACATCGACCGTCAGCCGATCATCGCTGGCGACAAGGGCGGGCTGTTCCAGCACGTCGACCCCGAAGCGGTTGCTGCGTGCATAGTCGCCGTAGTTGGCACGGCCGGTGAGCTGGATCAGCCCACGGCCCTTGTAGCGCACGCCGTCGCCGGGCTGGGTGTTGCCCAAGTCACGCCGACCTTCGTAGGCAGCGCCGCTGGCGAGCTCTTCGCGAAAGCGCAGCTCACCACTTTCGTGGCCGATCTGGGCGAGGAAATGCGCCTGCCGCAATGGCGTGTTGATGTCGTAGGCCACCATGGTGTCGGCAATCGGCCCGGCGAAGGCCTCGGTCACCGCGTCGGCGGCATTCAGGTACGCCAGGGCGCAGAGCATGGCATCCCACGCCTTGGGCAGCGCCATGCAGAGACCCGCCAGCGTGGCATCGCGTGGCTTGACCACCACGTCGGCTTCGTCGACGCCGAGCACGGCGAGGCGGAAGGCACGCAGTGCGTTCATCGTCTTCTCGCCGATGATGCCGTCGGCCTTGAGCGGAGTGGCGAGGGCAAAGCGGCCTGCATTGAGGTTGAGCAGCCGCTGCAGCGTCTCCACATCGGCGTGCTGGTTGCGGGCGCGAAAGCCGACCGTGTCGGCCAGCAGCGCCAGCCCGCGGGTCGGCGCGGGCGGTACCTCTACCGTTTCGACAACCGCTGGCGGGGCCGGCCGCGCGGCCGGGGCAGCGGCGGCTTCGCGCCGTTCGAAGTGCGGGGCATCCTTGAAGCTTTGCCAGTTGCCGCCCCAACGGTTGGCGGCATCGAGGCTCTCCCAGAACGCGCCCAGCTGGCGCACCGCATCGCTGTCGTAGACGAGGTTGAGCTTGCCGTCCGGCGTGGTCTCGAAGAAGTTGAGGTCGATGGCCAGGCGCTTGAGGTGCTGGCTGTTCATGGTCTGGCTGCGGCCGTTCTTCACGTGCAGCGCCTGCTGCTCCGGCGTGCGGTAGAGCTCGCCCGCCGTCAGCGTCAGGCCCAGGTCCGGCGCTTTGCGGATCAGTTCGGCAACGTGCTGCAGAAAGATGGCCTGTTCCCGGTTGAGCCCCATGTCAGCGCCCTCCCTCGTGATCGAGCCGGCTGGCCGCCATGCGCTGCGTCAGCTCGTCCAGCTGTTTTTGCTTGTTGCTGCTGCCGCGACTGGAGCCGTAGAAGTACTGGATGATGGTGGAGAGGCCCACGCCGAGCAGGAAGCCGACCACGGTATTGATGATCTGCGCCGAATCGCGTGGCAGCTCGTTCGCGCTGAACAGGAAGGGCAGCAGGATGGCGAGCACGATGAAGACGAAGGTCAGGCCGGTGATCAGGTAGGCGTAGTGGTAGGTGAAGCGGCGTACCAGCGGATCGTCGTTGTCATCGCGCTTGCTGCCGGTGGCGCGCGCATCCTGCAGATCGGCGGCGCGCAGCTTTTCCATCTCCAGTTCGTGCGCATCGATCTGCTGGCGCCAGGCGATCAATTGCGCTTGGTTGTCGAGCTCGAACTGCTTGAGCTGCAGCCACTGGTCGTCGGTGAGCTTGTTGTCGGCGACATCAGCGATGTCGATACCGGTCTTTTCCTTGATCAGCTCGGTCACCTGCTCGGCACCCTGGTCAATGGCACCGCGGAAGATGCCGCTGAGCAGGTCGAGACCGCGCTTGGCGAGTTGTGGAGCAATGGCGCTGAGCACGGCGCCGATGAGGGGCAGGGGCATGGCAATCCTCCATGCATGACCATGTCGGAGGCATGCATCTGCCTGCACCCTAGTCGCTTTTGCAAAAATGACGTGTTGCTTCTGACAATCGTTATGAACCAGCAAAACATCATATGCATGCATCCACCCGCCACCAAAGCAAACGCCCCGCTGAGCGGGGCGTTGCGGCGGGTGCTGCTGGCTTACGCCGGCAGTGCGTAGCCTTCAATCGTCGCGGTCTTCACCAAGCCTTGCAGGTACTCGTTCATGGCCTGGCGCTGGGCCATCTCGACCAGGAACTGGGCCAAGCGATCCTTCACTTCCTCAAAGCCCACCGGCTCGCCGGACTGCTTCTTGCCGGCCTTGATGATGTGATAGCCGAACTGGGTTTCCACCAGCTCCGGGCTGATCTCGCCTTCGTTCAGCGCGAATGCGGCGGCCTCGAACTCGGGCACCATCTGGCCGCGGCCGAAGCTGCCGAGCTCGCCACCCTGCGCCTTGGATGGGCAGGACGATTGCTCGCGCGCCACGGCGCTGAAGGTGAACGGCGCGGCTTTCACGTCGGCCAGTACGCGTTCGGCCTTGGCGCGCACCAGCGGCGCGCTGGCGGCGTCTTCGATCGCGAACAGGATGTGGGCGGCCTCGACCTGCTCGCCGCGCACGAAGCTTTGCGGATTGTTCTCGTAGAAGGAGCGGGCATCGGCCTCGGTGGGCGGGGCCACCTTGATTTCCTGTTGCAGCAGCGTGTTGATCGCCTCGTCGCTGTCATCGGCGGCGATGCCGTGCTTGCGCGCTTCCTGGGTGAGCAGCTCGCGCAGGATGAATTCCTGGGTCAGCGCATCGCGCGCGCCCGGTGCATCCTGTGCCTGGGCGATGGCGGCGTTGAGTTCGGCTTCGTCGATGGCGACGCCGTTGACGGTAATGGCCATGGGGGCTCCTGGGCTGACATGAAGAGGCCGTCCACAAGGACGGCCGATGGGGCGATTGTACTCGCTTGAGTGGGGCAGCACGACTTTGGACGGTCGAGCGCGAATAGCCGGTGATCCTGAGAGGTCACCGTAGTGGTTGATGGTCGAGCTGGGGTGCGGATGGGGCCGGCTTGCTGGCGCCTGGCTCGCTTGTCTCGACAAAATGAACCAGTGCGAGGCGTCCTCGGACAAGGGTGGAAAAGCACCATGCGCGTTGCAGCCCGTTCAGCGGCACGGGCGCCGAGCCCTGTGTCGCAATACGCAATTCATTCAGCGATGTTTCACGCATCCCTTTGATCTCACCTGGAACGAGCTCGTCTGCCCATGCCACTGGGGCCTGGACAAAGGACTGGGCGACGACCTGAGATAGATAGGTTCCGCCCTCAAATTCCAGGATGAATGTATAGAGCGGCATTTACGGGGGCTGATCCAACGGGTTTGTCTTGGTTTTCGCTGCTGCTGAATCGGGGTGCGGCACAAACAATCGCAAGTCGATTTGGAGAAGTTCGTTGTCTTCGTGCGCCGGATATTGCGGCCTTGCGTCGAAGGTTTGGCGACTGGGAACCACCACCATGCCAACCTGATGGGGTGCCGCTGCTGCTGCACTGTATACCAGCACCTTGCCAACCCCTGCATCGCCCCGCCATGCGTCAGGGCCAGACAGGATCTTTCCGGCCAGGTGATAGATCACGCGGCAGTGGGCCCCGTCGTCATGTGCCTCATAGGCATAGAGGTCTGACGGACGGGAGACATTGATTGGCAGTCTGCAAAGCTGGTGATAGAGCTTGTCAGGCACGGCCGTGGCGCAAGTGAGCAACCAGTTTGTGCACCACAAGCATGAGCAGGCATAAGCGGGCATTCCCGCCTGGTTCTGCAACAGCCGACTTGCTGCCAAGTCGACTGCGATTTTCCATGGGCCGACTGCGAGAGTCGGCCTTTGCCGCGTTGCGCCGATATCAGCGCGCCCCGGCCAGCTTGGCATTCCAGAATGCCGCCGCCGCATCGAGCGCAGCCTTGGCGCTCTTGCGGCCGGTGACGGCCGATTCCACTTCCTCGCGCAGCTTACGGTAGAGCGGTTCCGGATCGTCGATCCCCAGCAGCGTCAGCGTACGTACGTTGGCAAGGTTGCGCGCACCGATGGCGCGGGCCTTTTCCACGGCGCCGGCGTTGGCCGGCAGCTGCTGGAAGAAGGGATCGAGCGCGGCCTGGCGCACGGACGGGT
This region of Chitinolyticbacter meiyuanensis genomic DNA includes:
- the ribA gene encoding GTP cyclohydrolase II gives rise to the protein MSHPTDTLTDDQRLAAAGHGVLCASDGELLADKVASARLPTRHGEFISHVYRARLDGVEHVALVKGDVSGDLPVLVRLHSECLTGDVFGSLRCDCGEQLELALARIEREGRGVLLYLRGQEGRGIGITHKIRAYALQDDGLDTVEANAAQGLPIDARSYEAAAAILRDLGVCTVRLMSNNPRKLAALEAAGIAVARREAHEIAANRENRVYLETKRSKLGHLLRLEKP
- a CDS encoding M15 family metallopeptidase, which encodes MGLNREQAIFLQHVAELIRKAPDLGLTLTAGELYRTPEQQALHVKNGRSQTMNSQHLKRLAIDLNFFETTPDGKLNLVYDSDAVRQLGAFWESLDAANRWGGNWQSFKDAPHFERREAAAAPAARPAPPAVVETVEVPPAPTRGLALLADTVGFRARNQHADVETLQRLLNLNAGRFALATPLKADGIIGEKTMNALRAFRLAVLGVDEADVVVKPRDATLAGLCMALPKAWDAMLCALAYLNAADAVTEAFAGPIADTMVAYDINTPLRQAHFLAQIGHESGELRFREELASGAAYEGRRDLGNTQPGDGVRYKGRGLIQLTGRANYGDYARSNRFGVDVLEQPALVASDDRLTVDVAGWYWDKRRINALADRDDIEAVTRAINGGLNGLPDRKRLLARTRTLLGA
- a CDS encoding peptidylprolyl isomerase; this encodes MAITVNGVAIDEAELNAAIAQAQDAPGARDALTQEFILRELLTQEARKHGIAADDSDEAINTLLQQEIKVAPPTEADARSFYENNPQSFVRGEQVEAAHILFAIEDAASAPLVRAKAERVLADVKAAPFTFSAVAREQSSCPSKAQGGELGSFGRGQMVPEFEAAAFALNEGEISPELVETQFGYHIIKAGKKQSGEPVGFEEVKDRLAQFLVEMAQRQAMNEYLQGLVKTATIEGYALPA